Proteins encoded together in one Streptomyces sp. B1I3 window:
- the mmsA gene encoding multiple monosaccharide ABC transporter ATP-binding protein, producing the protein MAGPVLEMRSIVKTFPGVKALSDVSLTVRQGEVHAICGENGAGKSTLMKVLSGVHPHGSYEGDVLFESETCRFKDIRASEQHGIVIIHQELALVPYLSIAENIFLGNEHAKHGLINWNDTLRHAGELLRRVGLDEHPETRVADIGVGKQQLVEIAKALSKKVKLLILDEPTAALNDEDSGKLLDLILSLKEQGMTSIIISHKLNEIRRVADSVTIIRDGRSIETLDVKAADTTEDRIISGMVGRDLENRFPERTPHHPEEGTAPALEIRNWTVHHPIDQQRKVVDDVSIEVRRGEIVGIAGLMGAGRTELAMSVFGRSYGRYAGGTVLRDGTEIRTKSVPEAVRHGIAYATEDRKHYGLNLIDTINRNISLTALGKVSKRGLVDEHGERQVAEGFRTSMNIKAPTVFETVGKLSGGNQQKVVLSKWIFAGPEVLILDEPTRGIDVGAKYEIYTVIDQLAAQGKAVVFISSELPELLGMCDRIYTMAAGRLTGEFSRAEASQEALMRQMTKDKEVTR; encoded by the coding sequence ATGGCGGGACCCGTCCTGGAAATGCGCTCGATCGTCAAGACCTTTCCCGGTGTCAAAGCGCTGTCGGACGTCTCACTGACCGTCCGCCAGGGCGAGGTCCACGCCATCTGCGGAGAGAACGGCGCCGGCAAGTCGACCCTGATGAAGGTGCTTTCCGGTGTCCATCCGCACGGCAGCTACGAAGGGGACGTCCTCTTCGAGAGCGAGACCTGCCGGTTCAAGGACATCCGGGCGAGCGAACAGCACGGCATCGTGATCATCCACCAGGAGCTGGCGCTGGTGCCGTACCTCTCCATCGCGGAGAACATCTTCCTCGGCAACGAGCACGCCAAGCACGGACTGATCAACTGGAACGACACCCTCAGGCACGCCGGCGAACTGCTGCGCCGGGTCGGTCTCGACGAGCACCCGGAGACCCGCGTCGCCGACATCGGCGTGGGCAAGCAGCAGCTGGTGGAGATCGCCAAGGCGCTCTCGAAGAAGGTGAAGCTGCTCATCCTCGACGAGCCGACGGCAGCGCTCAACGACGAGGACAGCGGCAAACTCCTCGACCTGATCCTCTCGCTGAAGGAACAGGGCATGACCTCGATCATCATCTCGCACAAGCTGAACGAGATCCGCCGGGTCGCCGACTCGGTCACGATCATCCGCGACGGGCGCTCCATAGAGACGCTCGACGTGAAGGCGGCGGATACGACCGAGGACCGGATCATCAGCGGGATGGTCGGCCGCGACCTGGAGAACCGCTTCCCGGAGCGGACCCCGCACCACCCGGAGGAGGGGACCGCGCCCGCCCTGGAGATCCGCAACTGGACCGTGCACCACCCCATCGACCAGCAGCGCAAGGTCGTCGACGACGTCTCGATCGAGGTGCGGCGCGGCGAGATCGTCGGGATCGCCGGGCTCATGGGCGCCGGCCGCACCGAGCTGGCGATGAGCGTCTTCGGCCGCTCCTACGGCCGCTACGCGGGCGGCACCGTCCTCCGGGACGGCACGGAGATCCGTACGAAGTCCGTCCCCGAGGCGGTCAGGCACGGCATCGCGTACGCCACCGAGGACCGCAAGCACTACGGGCTCAACCTGATCGACACCATCAACCGGAACATCTCGCTGACCGCTCTGGGCAAGGTCTCCAAGCGGGGCCTGGTCGACGAGCACGGGGAGCGGCAGGTCGCCGAGGGCTTCCGCACCTCCATGAACATCAAGGCGCCGACCGTCTTCGAGACGGTGGGCAAGCTGTCCGGCGGCAACCAGCAGAAGGTCGTCCTCAGCAAGTGGATCTTCGCGGGTCCCGAGGTGCTGATCCTGGACGAGCCCACGCGCGGCATCGACGTGGGCGCCAAGTACGAGATCTACACGGTCATCGACCAGCTGGCCGCCCAGGGCAAGGCGGTCGTCTTCATCTCCTCCGAACTGCCCGAGCTGCTCGGCATGTGCGACCGGATCTACACGATGGCCGCGGGCCGGCTGACGGGTGAGTTCTCGCGGGCCGAGGCCTCGCAGGAAGCGCTGATGCGTCAGATGACGAAGGACAAAGAGGTAACCCGATGA
- a CDS encoding aldose epimerase family protein, with amino-acid sequence MKTGAAVHGEDFSTLTDGTPVRRWTLERDGTRVRVLTYGAVVQSVEVPGRDGTRAGVALGLPDAVAYEKCVGPYLGAVVGRYANRIGGAAFALDGQTHRVTANEGRNHLHGGTAGFDRRLWDAEEVPDGVRLSLVAEDGEEGFPGRLEVSVAYTLDEGGALRIAYRATTDAPTVVNLTNHTYWNLAGADSGSALGHELRLAAAQITPADAEAVPTGAFAPVDGTRFDFRVPRPVGAGYDTNYVLDETGGEPVAELYDPASGRLLTVRTTEPGMQLYTADHLDGQPFAPCSGIALETQHFPDSPNRPEFPSTVLRPGEEFASTTVYGFSVR; translated from the coding sequence ATGAAGACGGGTGCGGCGGTACACGGCGAAGACTTCTCCACGCTCACGGACGGCACCCCCGTCCGGCGCTGGACCCTGGAGCGGGACGGTACGCGGGTGCGCGTGCTGACGTACGGCGCCGTGGTGCAGTCGGTCGAGGTTCCCGGCCGGGACGGCACACGCGCCGGGGTGGCTCTGGGGCTGCCGGACGCCGTGGCCTACGAGAAGTGCGTGGGTCCGTACCTCGGCGCCGTGGTGGGGCGGTACGCGAACCGGATCGGGGGCGCCGCCTTCGCACTCGACGGGCAGACGCACCGGGTGACGGCGAACGAGGGACGCAACCACCTCCACGGTGGGACGGCCGGCTTCGACAGGCGGCTGTGGGACGCCGAGGAGGTGCCGGACGGCGTGCGGCTCTCCCTGGTCGCCGAGGACGGCGAGGAGGGCTTTCCGGGGCGGCTGGAGGTCTCCGTGGCGTACACGCTGGACGAGGGCGGGGCGCTGCGCATCGCCTACCGGGCGACGACGGACGCGCCGACGGTGGTGAACCTGACGAACCACACCTACTGGAACCTGGCCGGCGCGGACAGCGGGAGCGCGCTCGGCCACGAACTGCGGCTCGCCGCCGCGCAGATCACACCGGCGGACGCGGAGGCCGTTCCGACGGGCGCGTTCGCGCCGGTGGACGGCACCCGGTTCGACTTCCGTGTGCCGCGGCCGGTGGGCGCCGGGTACGACACCAACTACGTGCTCGACGAGACCGGTGGGGAGCCGGTCGCCGAGCTGTACGACCCCGCGTCGGGGCGGCTGCTGACCGTCCGTACGACGGAGCCGGGGATGCAGCTGTACACGGCCGACCACCTGGACGGGCAGCCGTTCGCGCCCTGTTCCGGGATCGCGCTGGAGACCCAGCACTTCCCCGACTCGCCGAACCGGCCGGAGTTCCCGAGCACGGTGCTGCGGCCGGGTGAGGAGTTCGCGTCCACGACGGTGTACGGCTTCTCGGTGCGCTGA
- a CDS encoding EI24 domain-containing protein, producing the protein MSDLGAGFGYLVKGQRWVLGHGRWLGLGLLPGLITLVLYTGALVGLGYGADDFVAWATPFADDWSSPWAGLLRNTLVVLVFVLGLFLAVITFTAVTLLVGQPFYESLSEEVDRSEGGEVPESGLPLWRELWISARDSVRILLRVALYGVLLFALGFVPVIGQTAVPALGFCVSGYFLCEELTAVALQRRGMVLKDRLALLRGRRTAVLGFGVPLALAFLVPFVAVFLMPGAVAGATLLARDLTEPPGAAPEPAPSSPYTLHKER; encoded by the coding sequence ATGAGTGATCTCGGGGCGGGTTTCGGTTACTTGGTAAAGGGACAGCGGTGGGTCCTCGGACACGGCCGGTGGCTCGGACTCGGCCTGCTGCCGGGGCTCATCACCCTCGTCCTGTACACGGGCGCGCTGGTCGGACTCGGATACGGAGCCGACGACTTCGTCGCCTGGGCCACCCCGTTCGCCGACGACTGGTCCTCCCCGTGGGCGGGGCTCCTGCGCAACACGCTCGTCGTCCTGGTCTTCGTCCTCGGGCTGTTCCTCGCGGTGATCACCTTCACCGCCGTGACCCTGCTGGTCGGCCAGCCCTTCTACGAGTCCCTCTCCGAGGAGGTCGACCGCAGCGAGGGCGGTGAGGTGCCCGAGTCGGGGCTGCCGCTCTGGCGCGAACTGTGGATCTCCGCCCGCGACTCCGTCCGCATCCTGCTGCGCGTCGCGCTGTACGGCGTCCTGCTCTTCGCCCTGGGGTTCGTCCCCGTCATCGGCCAGACCGCCGTTCCCGCGCTCGGCTTCTGCGTCTCCGGCTACTTCCTCTGCGAGGAACTCACGGCGGTCGCCCTCCAGCGCCGGGGCATGGTCCTGAAGGACCGGCTGGCCCTGCTGCGCGGACGCCGGACCGCGGTACTCGGCTTCGGCGTGCCGCTCGCCCTCGCCTTCCTCGTCCCCTTCGTCGCCGTGTTCCTGATGCCGGGCGCCGTCGCCGGGGCCACGCTGCTCGCCCGCGACCTGACGGAACCGCCCGGGGCCGCCCCGGAACCGGCCCCGTCGTCGCCCTACACCCTGCACAAGGAACGATGA
- a CDS encoding FAD-dependent oxidoreductase, whose amino-acid sequence MTSPTDEASPVLPSRRTVLSGATAGAAALAVAAAPAAPARAVPAAPLAPAAGPEWDACLTVARAILVRDENDRPLVPRYREVLLDKGLPRTRAARRRVLVVGAGPAGLTAAHLLREAGHTVTVIEANGNRVGGRIKTFRAGGHEEAEPPFADPKQYAEAGAMRIPDSHPLVTGLIDGFGLKRRRFHLVDVDGEGRPANRTWIHVNGVRVRRADYAARPQAVNRSFGVPARFENVPASQIVRDAFAPVREEIEGKEGSALVEGWATVIQRYGHWSMFRYLTEAAKLDVRTVDLIGTVENMTSRLHLAFVHSFIGASLISPATAFFELPDGTATLVDAMYARVDDLVRLDRRATRITHDKDGVRVETVSEGRGGPVVRETFTGDRAVITVPFSGLRHIPVSPALSYGKRRAITEVHYDAATKVLLEFSRRWWEFDEADWKRELEAVRPGLYDAYRLGRAPADGSLLGAHPSVPRGHVPPGQRVHYAACRATARDQPEAARVIGGGSVTDNPNRFMYQPSHPVEGSAGGVLLASYSWADDALKWDSLDDDERYPRTLGGVQDVYGQRVEVFYTGVGRTQSWMRDPYAYGEASVLLPGQHTELFPDVRTPEGPLHFAGCHTSVKPAWIEGALESAVRVALEVHGA is encoded by the coding sequence ATGACTTCACCCACTGACGAAGCGTCGCCCGTACTGCCTTCCCGCCGCACGGTGCTCTCCGGTGCCACCGCGGGTGCCGCGGCCCTGGCCGTGGCTGCCGCCCCGGCCGCTCCCGCGCGGGCGGTGCCGGCCGCCCCACTCGCTCCGGCCGCCGGCCCCGAATGGGACGCCTGCCTGACGGTGGCCCGCGCGATCCTCGTACGGGACGAGAACGACCGCCCGCTGGTTCCGCGTTACCGCGAGGTGCTGCTGGACAAGGGCCTGCCGCGCACCCGGGCGGCGCGCCGGCGGGTGCTGGTCGTCGGCGCCGGCCCGGCGGGGCTGACCGCCGCCCACCTCCTGCGTGAGGCCGGGCACACGGTCACCGTGATCGAGGCCAACGGCAACCGGGTCGGCGGCCGCATCAAGACCTTCCGGGCCGGTGGGCACGAGGAGGCGGAGCCGCCCTTCGCGGACCCGAAGCAGTACGCCGAGGCCGGCGCGATGCGGATTCCGGACAGTCATCCGCTGGTCACCGGGCTGATCGACGGTTTCGGGCTGAAGCGCCGGCGCTTCCACCTGGTCGATGTGGACGGTGAAGGCCGCCCCGCCAACCGCACCTGGATCCACGTCAACGGCGTCCGTGTGCGCCGAGCCGACTACGCGGCCAGGCCGCAGGCGGTCAACCGCTCCTTCGGGGTCCCCGCGCGCTTCGAGAACGTCCCCGCCTCGCAGATCGTCCGGGACGCCTTCGCCCCCGTGCGGGAGGAGATCGAGGGCAAGGAGGGCAGCGCGCTCGTCGAGGGATGGGCGACGGTGATCCAGCGGTACGGACACTGGTCGATGTTCCGCTACCTGACCGAGGCCGCCAAGCTCGACGTGCGCACCGTCGACCTCATCGGCACCGTCGAGAACATGACCTCACGGCTCCATCTCGCTTTCGTCCACAGCTTCATCGGTGCCTCCCTGATCAGTCCGGCCACCGCGTTCTTCGAGCTTCCCGACGGCACCGCCACGCTCGTCGACGCGATGTACGCACGCGTCGACGACCTGGTGCGTCTGGACCGCCGTGCCACCCGTATCACCCACGACAAGGACGGAGTGCGTGTCGAGACGGTCTCCGAGGGGCGCGGAGGCCCCGTGGTGCGCGAGACGTTCACCGGGGACCGGGCCGTCATCACGGTGCCGTTCTCCGGGCTGCGGCACATCCCGGTCTCCCCGGCGCTGTCGTACGGGAAGCGGCGTGCGATCACCGAGGTCCACTACGACGCGGCGACCAAGGTGCTGCTCGAGTTCAGCCGCCGCTGGTGGGAGTTCGACGAGGCGGACTGGAAGCGGGAGCTGGAGGCCGTGCGCCCCGGCCTGTACGACGCCTACCGCCTCGGCAGGGCCCCGGCCGACGGTTCCCTGCTCGGCGCCCATCCGTCCGTGCCCCGCGGCCACGTCCCACCCGGCCAGCGGGTGCACTACGCGGCCTGCCGGGCCACCGCACGCGACCAGCCCGAGGCGGCGCGCGTCATCGGCGGCGGATCGGTGACCGACAACCCCAACCGCTTCATGTACCAGCCGTCGCACCCGGTCGAGGGCAGCGCGGGCGGGGTGCTCCTCGCGTCGTACAGCTGGGCCGACGACGCCCTGAAGTGGGACTCCCTGGACGACGACGAGCGCTACCCGCGCACCCTGGGCGGCGTCCAGGACGTGTACGGGCAGCGCGTGGAGGTCTTCTACACGGGCGTGGGCCGCACCCAGTCGTGGATGCGCGACCCCTACGCGTACGGCGAGGCGTCGGTCCTCCTGCCGGGCCAGCACACCGAACTCTTCCCCGATGTGCGCACCCCGGAGGGACCGCTGCACTTCGCCGGCTGCCACACCTCGGTCAAGCCGGCCTGGATCGAGGGGGCCCTGGAGTCCGCGGTCAGGGTCGCACTGGAGGTCCACGGCGCCTGA
- a CDS encoding zinc-binding dehydrogenase: MSTVSRSLVIDRPGSHRLIEDGLPEPGPGEVRVRVAAAGICMSDREVYDGHRDAAYVRYPVVPGHEWSGTVDAVGEGVDPALTGRRTVAEGFRACGSCERCRCGETSLCTAGYEETGFTRPGAFADHVVVPARLLHPLPDDADLRAAALLEPAAVIAAAVRAGAPEPGERIAVVGAGTLGLLAVQLLAAVSPAELTVIDPRGTRASQALDFGAGEARSPEEAEGVRGRYDLVVETAGAPSTAADACLLARRGGRVILTGMFTPGAVGIDPVHLSLNQLTVRSVFGAPSSAWSYAVRAFAAGLLDPAPLITHEFPLERFAEAVALVGAGGPETGKVLLRP, translated from the coding sequence GTGAGCACGGTCTCGCGTTCGCTGGTCATCGACCGGCCCGGCAGCCACCGGCTGATCGAGGACGGCCTCCCGGAGCCCGGACCCGGTGAGGTCCGGGTGCGGGTCGCCGCGGCCGGAATCTGCATGAGCGACCGCGAGGTGTACGACGGCCACCGCGACGCGGCCTACGTGCGGTATCCCGTGGTGCCCGGTCACGAGTGGTCGGGGACCGTCGACGCCGTGGGCGAGGGCGTCGATCCCGCGCTCACCGGCCGGCGCACGGTCGCCGAGGGCTTCCGCGCCTGTGGGTCCTGCGAGCGGTGCCGGTGCGGGGAGACGTCCCTGTGCACGGCGGGGTACGAGGAGACGGGGTTCACCCGGCCCGGCGCGTTCGCCGACCATGTGGTGGTGCCGGCCCGGCTGCTGCACCCGCTCCCCGACGACGCGGACCTGCGGGCCGCCGCCCTGCTGGAGCCGGCCGCGGTGATCGCTGCGGCGGTGCGGGCGGGGGCACCCGAGCCGGGCGAGCGGATCGCGGTGGTCGGAGCCGGGACGCTCGGGCTGCTCGCGGTCCAGTTGCTGGCCGCCGTGTCACCGGCCGAGCTCACCGTGATCGACCCGCGCGGCACGCGGGCCTCCCAGGCCCTGGACTTCGGGGCGGGCGAGGCCCGGAGTCCCGAGGAGGCCGAGGGGGTCCGGGGCCGGTACGACCTGGTCGTGGAGACCGCCGGCGCCCCTTCCACCGCGGCCGACGCCTGTCTGCTGGCACGGCGCGGCGGGCGGGTGATCCTCACCGGGATGTTCACCCCGGGGGCCGTGGGCATCGATCCGGTGCACCTGTCCCTGAACCAGCTCACGGTGCGCAGCGTCTTCGGCGCCCCGTCGTCGGCCTGGTCGTACGCGGTGCGGGCGTTCGCGGCCGGACTGCTCGACCCGGCCCCGCTGATCACCCACGAGTTCCCGCTGGAGCGGTTCGCCGAGGCCGTCGCGCTCGTCGGCGCCGGAGGTCCGGAGACCGGGAAGGTGCTGCTGCGTCCGTGA
- the chvE gene encoding multiple monosaccharide ABC transporter substrate-binding protein — MRNRRAALAAIASAASLALALTACGQNGEGGSEEDKGGSDGATIGVAMPTKSSERWISDGANVEKELKAKGYKTKLVYGEDDPDQQVSQIENMITQGVDALIVAAIDNKSLNNVLQQAKDADIPVISYDRLILGTENVDYYASFDNEKVGELQGTYIVDKLGLKDGKKGPFSIELFAGSNDDNNTKYFFQGAMNVLQPYVTKGELVVRSKQTALNQVTTLRWDGGTAQKRMDDLLTSSYRSTRIDAVLSPYDGISIGILSALKSDGYGSKAKPMPVVTGQDAEVASVKSIITGEQTQTVYKDLRQLAKVASNMVDAALNDKKPEVNDTKSYDNGAKVVPAFLLQPVSVDKANYKEVLVDGGYYTENDLK; from the coding sequence ATGCGCAACCGCAGAGCCGCACTCGCCGCCATAGCCTCCGCCGCCTCCCTCGCCCTCGCCCTGACCGCCTGCGGCCAGAACGGCGAGGGCGGCAGCGAGGAGGACAAGGGCGGCAGCGACGGCGCCACCATCGGCGTCGCGATGCCGACCAAGTCCTCCGAGCGCTGGATCTCCGACGGCGCCAACGTCGAGAAGGAACTGAAGGCCAAGGGCTACAAGACCAAGCTGGTCTACGGCGAGGACGACCCGGACCAGCAGGTCTCGCAGATCGAGAACATGATCACGCAGGGCGTGGACGCCCTGATCGTGGCCGCGATCGACAACAAGTCCCTGAACAACGTGCTGCAGCAGGCCAAGGACGCCGACATCCCGGTGATCTCCTACGACCGGCTGATCCTCGGCACGGAGAACGTCGACTACTACGCCTCGTTCGACAACGAGAAGGTCGGCGAGCTGCAGGGCACGTACATCGTGGACAAGCTCGGCCTGAAGGACGGCAAGAAGGGTCCCTTCAGCATCGAGCTGTTCGCCGGATCCAACGACGACAACAACACCAAGTACTTCTTCCAGGGCGCGATGAACGTCCTCCAGCCCTACGTGACCAAGGGCGAGCTGGTCGTCAGGTCCAAGCAGACCGCCCTTAACCAGGTCACCACCCTGCGCTGGGACGGCGGCACGGCGCAGAAGCGCATGGACGACCTGCTGACGTCCAGCTACCGCAGCACCCGGATCGACGCCGTGCTCTCCCCGTACGACGGCATCTCCATCGGCATCCTCTCCGCCCTGAAGTCGGACGGCTACGGCTCCAAGGCCAAGCCGATGCCGGTCGTCACCGGTCAGGACGCCGAGGTCGCCTCGGTGAAGTCGATCATCACGGGCGAGCAGACGCAGACCGTCTACAAGGACCTGCGCCAGCTCGCCAAGGTCGCCTCGAACATGGTCGACGCGGCCCTGAACGACAAGAAGCCCGAGGTCAACGACACGAAGTCCTACGACAACGGCGCGAAGGTCGTCCCCGCGTTCCTGCTGCAGCCGGTCAGCGTCGACAAGGCCAACTACAAGGAGGTCCTCGTCGACGGCGGCTACTACACCGAGAACGACCTCAAGTAA
- a CDS encoding mandelate racemase/muconate lactonizing enzyme family protein, with protein sequence MRITGISTHVVGTPWRNLTYVQVHTDEGLTGVGETRMLGRTDALLGYLREASANHITGSDPFAIEDLVRRMKYGDYGRAGEIVMSGIAVIEMACWDIKGKALGVPVWELLGGKVTDRVKAYANGWYTTERTPEAYHKAAQGVVERGYRALKIDPFGTGHFELGQEETRYAVSLIEAVRDAIGPDTELMLEMHGRFSPSTAVRIAREMAPFTPAWLEEPVPPENLKALSKVAEKVDLPIATGERIHDRIEFRELFESQAADIIQPDLGHIGGILETRKLAATAETHYTLIAPHNVGGSVLTAASLQLAGCTPNFKILEHFNDFADADIKKVVKGAPQVDPATGCFELSHAPGLGVELDVDAAAEFPQQQARFDLWADGWEKRQPK encoded by the coding sequence GTGCGTATCACCGGAATCAGCACGCATGTCGTGGGCACGCCCTGGCGCAATCTCACCTATGTCCAGGTGCACACCGATGAGGGCCTCACCGGGGTCGGCGAAACACGGATGCTCGGGCGCACGGACGCACTGCTCGGGTACCTGCGGGAGGCATCCGCCAACCACATCACCGGATCCGACCCGTTCGCGATCGAGGACCTCGTCCGCCGGATGAAGTACGGCGACTACGGGCGGGCCGGCGAGATCGTGATGTCCGGCATCGCGGTCATCGAGATGGCCTGCTGGGACATCAAGGGCAAGGCGCTCGGCGTCCCCGTCTGGGAGCTGCTCGGCGGGAAGGTCACCGACCGGGTCAAGGCGTACGCCAACGGCTGGTACACCACGGAGCGCACTCCGGAGGCCTACCACAAGGCGGCGCAGGGAGTCGTCGAGCGCGGATACCGGGCACTGAAGATCGACCCCTTCGGTACGGGCCACTTCGAGCTGGGCCAGGAGGAGACCCGCTACGCCGTGTCCCTCATCGAGGCCGTGCGCGACGCCATCGGCCCCGACACCGAGCTGATGCTGGAGATGCACGGGCGGTTCAGCCCGTCGACGGCGGTGCGGATCGCACGCGAGATGGCACCGTTCACGCCGGCGTGGCTGGAGGAGCCGGTGCCGCCGGAGAACCTCAAGGCGCTGAGCAAGGTCGCGGAGAAGGTCGACCTGCCGATCGCGACGGGTGAGCGCATCCACGACCGCATCGAGTTCCGCGAGCTCTTCGAGTCGCAGGCCGCCGACATCATCCAGCCGGACCTCGGCCACATCGGCGGCATCCTGGAGACCCGCAAGCTCGCCGCCACCGCCGAGACCCACTACACGCTGATCGCCCCGCACAACGTGGGTGGTTCGGTCCTGACGGCGGCCAGCCTCCAGCTCGCCGGCTGCACACCGAACTTCAAGATCCTCGAGCACTTCAACGACTTCGCGGACGCCGACATCAAGAAGGTCGTCAAGGGCGCGCCCCAGGTCGACCCCGCGACCGGCTGTTTCGAGCTCTCCCACGCCCCCGGGCTGGGTGTGGAGCTGGACGTGGACGCCGCAGCGGAGTTCCCGCAGCAGCAGGCGCGGTTCGACCTGTGGGCGGACGGCTGGGAGAAGAGGCAGCCCAAGTGA